From one Lotus japonicus ecotype B-129 chromosome 3, LjGifu_v1.2 genomic stretch:
- the LOC130748008 gene encoding NAD(P)H-quinone oxidoreductase subunit T, chloroplastic yields MASTAAPQFLLSNPIFGNHPARGAKFFLRIGTTNSQYTTHASRRPPPGVDTRIHWNNEDEGWIGGTKKNAEEKPKNLLGENFADLLSSSSGSHYEFLGVSADSDLEEIKVAYRRLSKEYHPDTTSLPLKTASEKFMRLREIYNVLSNEESRRFYDWTLAQEAASRQAEKMKIKFEDPYEQEVKNWEPVPDMVDRLGGRNMKLSDQAVSAITIDIFIIIFAICCIIYVIFFKEPY; encoded by the exons ATGGCTTCCACAGCTGCTCCGCAGTTTCTATTATCCAATCCCATCTTTGGAAATCACCCAGCAAGAGGAGCAAAGTTTTTTCTCAGGATAGGAACCACAAACTCTCAGTACACTACTCACGCCTCTCGAAGACCACCCCCTGGAGTTGACACAAGAATCCATTGGAATAACGAAGATGAAGGCTGGATTGGAGGTACCAAGAAGAATGCGGAGGAAAAACCCAAGAACCTTTTGGGTGAAAACTTTGCTGATTTGCTTAGCAGTTCTTCAGGTTCTCATTACGA ATTCTTAGGAGTTTCAGCGGACTCGGATTTAGAAGAAATTAAAGTAGCTTACCGAAGGCTATCAAAGGAGTACCATCCAGACACAACTTCCCTTCCTCTAAAAACAGCCTCAGAAAAATTCATGAGATTAAGAGAGATTTACAATGTTCTTAGCAACGAGGAAAGTCGGAGATTTTATGACTGGACCCTTGCTCAAGAAGCTGCAAGCCGCCAAgcagagaaaatgaaaataaaatttgaggATCCTTATGAGCAAGAAGTGAAGAACTGGGAACCTGTTCCAGATATGGTTGACCGGCTAGGTGGAAGGAATATGAAGCTTAGTGATCAAGCAGTTTCTGCCATTACTATTgatatttttatcattatttttgcCATATGCTGTATCATATATGTAATTTTCTTCAAAGAACCATATTAG
- the LOC130748007 gene encoding ran-binding protein M homolog: MRESNGNENEKDLGVHFLEVCRRKEKETEMEEDDQMEESPSELNTINSSGGFVVVSTDKLSVKYTSINLHGHDVGVIQANKPAPTKRLVYYFEIHVKDAGVKGQIAIGFTSETFKMRRQPGWEANSCGYHGDDGLLYRGHGKGEPFGPTYTSGDIVGAGINYASHEFLFTKNGQVVGTVYKDIKGPLFPTIAVHSQNEEVHVNFGQKPFSFDLKEFEAQERMKQQMKIEEISVPPTISYRIVRSYLLHYGYEDTLNSFDAASRSTVPPIHIAQEENVIHEQEISYTLNHRRTLRQLIRDGEIDVAFDKLREWYPQIFKGNTSATCFLLHCQKFIELVRVGALEEAVKYGRKELSNFFGLPLFEDLVQDCVALLAYERPLESSVGYLLKDSQREIVADTVNAMILSTNMKGSTVCLHSNLERLLRQLTACCLERRSLSGEQGEAFELQRVLNSCRRG, from the exons ATGAGGGAGAGTAACGGGAACGAGAACGAAAAGGATCTGGGAGTGCACTTCTTGGAGGTGTGTCGTCGGAAGGAGAAGGAGACGGAGATGGAAGAAGATGATCAAATGGAGGAGTCACCCAGCGAACTGAACACCATTAACAGCTCTGGTGGTTTTGTGGTGGTTTCCACCGACAAACTGTCAGTGAAGTACACGAGCATCAACCTTCACGGCCACGATGTTGGTGTCATTCAGGCTAACAAGCCTGCTCCAACCAAGCGCCTTGTTTACTATTTCGAGATTCATGTCAAGGATGCCGGAGTTAAGGGTCAAATTGCCATTGGCTTTACCTCTGAGACCTTCAAGATGCGAAGACAACCTGG GTGGGAGGCCAATAGCTGTGGATATCATGGCGATGATGGTTTGCTTTATCGTGGACATGGCAAGGGTGAACCCTTTGGCCCAACCTATACATCTGGTGATATTGTTGGTGCTGGAATTAACTATGCCTCACACGAATTCCTTTTCAC TAAAAATGGCCAAGTCGTCGGCACAGTTTACAAAGACATCAAGGGTCCCCTTTTTCCAACTATTGCTGTTCATAGCCAAAATGAAGA GGTGCATGTCAACTTTGGGCAGAAACCGTTTTCTTTTGACCTAAAG GAATTTGAAGCACAAGAAAGAATGAAGCAGCAAATGAAAATTGAGGAAATTTCTGTGCCACCAACTATCAGTTACAG AATTGTCCGTTCCTACCTGCTACACTATGGCTATGAAGATACATTGAATTCATTTGATGCGGCTAGTAGAAGTACTGTTCCTCCTATACATATAGCTCAAGAAGAAAATGTAATACATGAGCAGGAAATATCATATACATTAAATCACAGAAGGACTTTACGGCAG CTAATCAGGGATGGGGAGATTGATGTTGCATTTGATAAATTGCGTGAATGGTATCCCCAGATTTTTAAG GGCAATACATCAGCTACATGTTTCCTGCTTCATTGTCAAAAATTTATTGAATTAGTTCGG GTTGGAGCCCTGGAAGAGGCTGTCAAATATGGAAGAAAAGAATTGTCAAATTTTTTTGGGTTGCCTTTGTTTGAGGATTTAGTTCAG GACTGTGTTGCTTTGCTGGCATATGAACGACCACTGGAATCCTCCGTAGGATATCTTCTAAAAGACTCACAGCGTGAAATTGTAGCCGACACAGTAAATGCCATGATATTGTCTACAAATATGAAAGGATCAACAGTTTGCTTGCACTCCAATCTTGAGAGGTTACTTAGACAGCTCACTGCTTGTTGCTTAGAGAGACGATCATTGAGTGGAGAGCAGGGAGAAGCTTTCGAACTTCAAAGAGTGCTCAATAGTTGTAGAAGAGGCTAG